The following proteins are co-located in the Carassius gibelio isolate Cgi1373 ecotype wild population from Czech Republic chromosome A9, carGib1.2-hapl.c, whole genome shotgun sequence genome:
- the LOC128019788 gene encoding protein FAM124A-like isoform X4 gives MSALTLERRPEGDLSMGDLQDPFLVSIHIITDPGQAKTLQKAADQVLSWLHPDLTLFRVSERAGGLSRKPKVRPQRITEPPSHQPALAVILFLQDEYGGEESFERLHSQLRCPPWRYHHTERVNGRGLLPFSPASQDFVTLAPGTPLWALRQVHYGKEIVRFTVYCCYETYTEQVRLYRLLLRRRLAQKKEDFCFCVVYSNPETEIQLSFKRMPRGQNPVPTENAVMEIRVRDVGELVRLLPQPCTPISDVRWQTNDYDGNKILLQVQGSRYYRRHTIAKFHHLPPDDPPVASPPPPEPPPPPPPPYGRGPASYRNRRYHRSSSRSRTQTLPSPVTHTTRTSRPTPCDQDGHMERLQRDVELSRAGWTGHRTQSLFSLPTDESRSSCASPSSFRPRCFSSMAAPIFRVNVDTLVGAEETDVDTGQTISGSSVDLSVVSGYSHPQLRRHLKSPAPRPKSAPPTDRGLDFADLTYNNASTIRQTPVLSRTQSIFAKSTPCVVHKPQPKNVKDVLQDKGQQNGNGILTINDCSQEGTVEEEQEFYI, from the exons ATGAGTGCGCTGACTCTGGAGCGGAGACCGGAGG GTGATTTGTCCATGGGGGACCTACAGGATCCTTTCCTAGTGTCTATCCACATCATCACTGACCCTGGTCAGGCCAAAACGCTCCAGAAAGCTGCTGATCAGGTTCTCTCGTGGCTCCACCCTGATCTCACCCTCTTCAGGGTATCAGAACGGGCAGGTGGTCTCTCCCGAAAGCCCAAGGTCCGCCCGCAGCGCATCACCGAACCGCCATCACACCAACCAGCCTTAGCTGTAATCCTGTTTCTACAGGATGAATACGGAGGCGAAGAGAGTTTTGAACGCCTCCACAGTCAGCTTAGATGCCCACCGTGGCGATACCACCACACAGAGCGGGTAAACGGGCGAGGGCTCTTACCATTTTCGCCAGCCAGCCAAGACTTTGTTACACTGGCGCCAGGCACACCTCTATGGGCACTTCGTCAGGTGCACTACGGCAAAGAGATTGTGCGCTTTACAGTCTACTGCTGCTATGAGACCTACACCGAACAGGTGCGTCTGTACAGACTGCTCCTGCGCCGAAGGCTGGCCCAGAAGAAGGAGGATTTCTGCTTCTGTGTGGTCTACTCCAACCCTGAAACAGAAATCCAGCTGTCATTCAAGCGGATGCCCCGTGGCCAGAACCCTGTCCCCACTGAAAACGCTGTGATGGAGATTCGAGTGAGGGATGTCGGTGAACTTGTGCGGCTGCTGCCACAGCCCTGCACTCCCATCAGTGACGTCCGCTGGCAAACCAACGATTATGATGGAAATAAAATATTGCTACAG GTTCAAGGTTCGCGGTATTACCGCAGACACACTATTGCGAAGTTCCATCACCTTCCTCCTGATGACCCCCCGGTCGCCTCCCCTCCTCCACCCGAGCCgccccctccacctcctccaccaTACGGCCGTGGGCCCGCCTCCTATCGAAATCGCCGTTACCACCGGAGCTCATCGCGTTCGCGGACCCAGACCCTTCCGTCTCCAGTCACACACACCACCAGGACGTCTCGGCCTACACCGTGCGATCAGGATGGCCACATGGAGAGGCTCCAGAGGGATGTGGAGCTCTCGCGGGCGGGATGGACAGGCCACCGCACACAGTCCCTCTTTTCTCTGCCTACAGACGAGTCGCGCTCCTCCTGTGCCTCTCCGTCAAGCTTTCGTCCTCGCTGCTTCTCTTCCATGGCTGCTCCAATTTTCCGTGTCAATGTGGATACGCTAGTGGGAGCCGAAGAGACGGATGTGGACACGGGACAAACCATCAGCGGCAGCTCTGTGGACCTGTCGGTGGTCTCAGGTTATTCCCATCCACAGCTGAGGCGCCATTTAAAATCCCCAGCACCACGGCCTAAGTCTGCTCCTCCAACAGATCGAGGTCTTGACTTTGCCGATCTGACCTATAATAATGCCTCCACCATAAGACAGACTCCTGTGCTATCTAGAACACAAAGCATCTTTGCAAAATCCACACCTTGTGTAGTACACAAACCACAGCCAAAGAATGTGAAGGATGTGTTGCAAGACAAAGGACAGCAGAATGGCAATGGCATTTTGACCATAAATGACTGTAGTCAAGAAGGCACTGTGGAGGAAGAGCAAGAATTTTATATCTGA
- the LOC128019788 gene encoding protein FAM124A-like isoform X5 gives MSSASSDLSMGDLQDPFLVSIHIITDPGQAKTLQKAADQVLSWLHPDLTLFRVSERAGGLSRKPKVRPQRITEPPSHQPALAVILFLQDEYGGEESFERLHSQLRCPPWRYHHTERVNGRGLLPFSPASQDFVTLAPGTPLWALRQVHYGKEIVRFTVYCCYETYTEQVRLYRLLLRRRLAQKKEDFCFCVVYSNPETEIQLSFKRMPRGQNPVPTENAVMEIRVRDVGELVRLLPQPCTPISDVRWQTNDYDGNKILLQVQGSRYYRRHTIAKFHHLPPDDPPVASPPPPEPPPPPPPPYGRGPASYRNRRYHRSSSRSRTQTLPSPVTHTTRTSRPTPCDQDGHMERLQRDVELSRAGWTGHRTQSLFSLPTDESRSSCASPSSFRPRCFSSMAAPIFRVNVDTLVGAEETDVDTGQTISGSSVDLSVVSGYSHPQLRRHLKSPAPRPKSAPPTDRGLDFADLTYNNASTIRQTPVLSRTQSIFAKSTPCVVHKPQPKNVKDVLQDKGQQNGNGILTINDCSQEGTVEEEQEFYI, from the exons ATGTCATCAGCAAGCA GTGATTTGTCCATGGGGGACCTACAGGATCCTTTCCTAGTGTCTATCCACATCATCACTGACCCTGGTCAGGCCAAAACGCTCCAGAAAGCTGCTGATCAGGTTCTCTCGTGGCTCCACCCTGATCTCACCCTCTTCAGGGTATCAGAACGGGCAGGTGGTCTCTCCCGAAAGCCCAAGGTCCGCCCGCAGCGCATCACCGAACCGCCATCACACCAACCAGCCTTAGCTGTAATCCTGTTTCTACAGGATGAATACGGAGGCGAAGAGAGTTTTGAACGCCTCCACAGTCAGCTTAGATGCCCACCGTGGCGATACCACCACACAGAGCGGGTAAACGGGCGAGGGCTCTTACCATTTTCGCCAGCCAGCCAAGACTTTGTTACACTGGCGCCAGGCACACCTCTATGGGCACTTCGTCAGGTGCACTACGGCAAAGAGATTGTGCGCTTTACAGTCTACTGCTGCTATGAGACCTACACCGAACAGGTGCGTCTGTACAGACTGCTCCTGCGCCGAAGGCTGGCCCAGAAGAAGGAGGATTTCTGCTTCTGTGTGGTCTACTCCAACCCTGAAACAGAAATCCAGCTGTCATTCAAGCGGATGCCCCGTGGCCAGAACCCTGTCCCCACTGAAAACGCTGTGATGGAGATTCGAGTGAGGGATGTCGGTGAACTTGTGCGGCTGCTGCCACAGCCCTGCACTCCCATCAGTGACGTCCGCTGGCAAACCAACGATTATGATGGAAATAAAATATTGCTACAG GTTCAAGGTTCGCGGTATTACCGCAGACACACTATTGCGAAGTTCCATCACCTTCCTCCTGATGACCCCCCGGTCGCCTCCCCTCCTCCACCCGAGCCgccccctccacctcctccaccaTACGGCCGTGGGCCCGCCTCCTATCGAAATCGCCGTTACCACCGGAGCTCATCGCGTTCGCGGACCCAGACCCTTCCGTCTCCAGTCACACACACCACCAGGACGTCTCGGCCTACACCGTGCGATCAGGATGGCCACATGGAGAGGCTCCAGAGGGATGTGGAGCTCTCGCGGGCGGGATGGACAGGCCACCGCACACAGTCCCTCTTTTCTCTGCCTACAGACGAGTCGCGCTCCTCCTGTGCCTCTCCGTCAAGCTTTCGTCCTCGCTGCTTCTCTTCCATGGCTGCTCCAATTTTCCGTGTCAATGTGGATACGCTAGTGGGAGCCGAAGAGACGGATGTGGACACGGGACAAACCATCAGCGGCAGCTCTGTGGACCTGTCGGTGGTCTCAGGTTATTCCCATCCACAGCTGAGGCGCCATTTAAAATCCCCAGCACCACGGCCTAAGTCTGCTCCTCCAACAGATCGAGGTCTTGACTTTGCCGATCTGACCTATAATAATGCCTCCACCATAAGACAGACTCCTGTGCTATCTAGAACACAAAGCATCTTTGCAAAATCCACACCTTGTGTAGTACACAAACCACAGCCAAAGAATGTGAAGGATGTGTTGCAAGACAAAGGACAGCAGAATGGCAATGGCATTTTGACCATAAATGACTGTAGTCAAGAAGGCACTGTGGAGGAAGAGCAAGAATTTTATATCTGA
- the LOC128019788 gene encoding protein FAM124A-like isoform X3 — protein sequence MENSVEDECADSGAETGGSDYSLMSSASSDLSMGDLQDPFLVSIHIITDPGQAKTLQKAADQVLSWLHPDLTLFRVSERAGGLSRKPKVRPQRITEPPSHQPALAVILFLQDEYGGEESFERLHSQLRCPPWRYHHTERVNGRGLLPFSPASQDFVTLAPGTPLWALRQVHYGKEIVRFTVYCCYETYTEQVRLYRLLLRRRLAQKKEDFCFCVVYSNPETEIQLSFKRMPRGQNPVPTENAVMEIRVRDVGELVRLLPQPCTPISDVRWQTNDYDGNKILLQVQGSRYYRRHTIAKFHHLPPDDPPVASPPPPEPPPPPPPPYGRGPASYRNRRYHRSSSRSRTQTLPSPVTHTTRTSRPTPCDQDGHMERLQRDVELSRAGWTGHRTQSLFSLPTDESRSSCASPSSFRPRCFSSMAAPIFRVNVDTLVGAEETDVDTGQTISGSSVDLSVVSGYSHPQLRRHLKSPAPRPKSAPPTDRGLDFADLTYNNASTIRQTPVLSRTQSIFAKSTPCVVHKPQPKNVKDVLQDKGQQNGNGILTINDCSQEGTVEEEQEFYI from the exons ATGGAGAATTCAGTTGAGGATGAGTGCGCTGACTCTGGAGCGGAGACCGGAGG GTCTGACTACAGTCTTATGTCATCAGCAAGCA GTGATTTGTCCATGGGGGACCTACAGGATCCTTTCCTAGTGTCTATCCACATCATCACTGACCCTGGTCAGGCCAAAACGCTCCAGAAAGCTGCTGATCAGGTTCTCTCGTGGCTCCACCCTGATCTCACCCTCTTCAGGGTATCAGAACGGGCAGGTGGTCTCTCCCGAAAGCCCAAGGTCCGCCCGCAGCGCATCACCGAACCGCCATCACACCAACCAGCCTTAGCTGTAATCCTGTTTCTACAGGATGAATACGGAGGCGAAGAGAGTTTTGAACGCCTCCACAGTCAGCTTAGATGCCCACCGTGGCGATACCACCACACAGAGCGGGTAAACGGGCGAGGGCTCTTACCATTTTCGCCAGCCAGCCAAGACTTTGTTACACTGGCGCCAGGCACACCTCTATGGGCACTTCGTCAGGTGCACTACGGCAAAGAGATTGTGCGCTTTACAGTCTACTGCTGCTATGAGACCTACACCGAACAGGTGCGTCTGTACAGACTGCTCCTGCGCCGAAGGCTGGCCCAGAAGAAGGAGGATTTCTGCTTCTGTGTGGTCTACTCCAACCCTGAAACAGAAATCCAGCTGTCATTCAAGCGGATGCCCCGTGGCCAGAACCCTGTCCCCACTGAAAACGCTGTGATGGAGATTCGAGTGAGGGATGTCGGTGAACTTGTGCGGCTGCTGCCACAGCCCTGCACTCCCATCAGTGACGTCCGCTGGCAAACCAACGATTATGATGGAAATAAAATATTGCTACAG GTTCAAGGTTCGCGGTATTACCGCAGACACACTATTGCGAAGTTCCATCACCTTCCTCCTGATGACCCCCCGGTCGCCTCCCCTCCTCCACCCGAGCCgccccctccacctcctccaccaTACGGCCGTGGGCCCGCCTCCTATCGAAATCGCCGTTACCACCGGAGCTCATCGCGTTCGCGGACCCAGACCCTTCCGTCTCCAGTCACACACACCACCAGGACGTCTCGGCCTACACCGTGCGATCAGGATGGCCACATGGAGAGGCTCCAGAGGGATGTGGAGCTCTCGCGGGCGGGATGGACAGGCCACCGCACACAGTCCCTCTTTTCTCTGCCTACAGACGAGTCGCGCTCCTCCTGTGCCTCTCCGTCAAGCTTTCGTCCTCGCTGCTTCTCTTCCATGGCTGCTCCAATTTTCCGTGTCAATGTGGATACGCTAGTGGGAGCCGAAGAGACGGATGTGGACACGGGACAAACCATCAGCGGCAGCTCTGTGGACCTGTCGGTGGTCTCAGGTTATTCCCATCCACAGCTGAGGCGCCATTTAAAATCCCCAGCACCACGGCCTAAGTCTGCTCCTCCAACAGATCGAGGTCTTGACTTTGCCGATCTGACCTATAATAATGCCTCCACCATAAGACAGACTCCTGTGCTATCTAGAACACAAAGCATCTTTGCAAAATCCACACCTTGTGTAGTACACAAACCACAGCCAAAGAATGTGAAGGATGTGTTGCAAGACAAAGGACAGCAGAATGGCAATGGCATTTTGACCATAAATGACTGTAGTCAAGAAGGCACTGTGGAGGAAGAGCAAGAATTTTATATCTGA
- the LOC128019788 gene encoding protein FAM124A-like isoform X2: MSALTLERRPEGLTTVLCHQQAGSVWWSPEWKVQWKGKPYSEVLQGANTFLQGDLSMGDLQDPFLVSIHIITDPGQAKTLQKAADQVLSWLHPDLTLFRVSERAGGLSRKPKVRPQRITEPPSHQPALAVILFLQDEYGGEESFERLHSQLRCPPWRYHHTERVNGRGLLPFSPASQDFVTLAPGTPLWALRQVHYGKEIVRFTVYCCYETYTEQVRLYRLLLRRRLAQKKEDFCFCVVYSNPETEIQLSFKRMPRGQNPVPTENAVMEIRVRDVGELVRLLPQPCTPISDVRWQTNDYDGNKILLQVQGSRYYRRHTIAKFHHLPPDDPPVASPPPPEPPPPPPPPYGRGPASYRNRRYHRSSSRSRTQTLPSPVTHTTRTSRPTPCDQDGHMERLQRDVELSRAGWTGHRTQSLFSLPTDESRSSCASPSSFRPRCFSSMAAPIFRVNVDTLVGAEETDVDTGQTISGSSVDLSVVSGYSHPQLRRHLKSPAPRPKSAPPTDRGLDFADLTYNNASTIRQTPVLSRTQSIFAKSTPCVVHKPQPKNVKDVLQDKGQQNGNGILTINDCSQEGTVEEEQEFYI; the protein is encoded by the exons ATGAGTGCGCTGACTCTGGAGCGGAGACCGGAGG GTCTGACTACAGTCTTATGTCATCAGCAAGCA gGCTCGGTCTGGTGGAGTCCTGAGTGGAAGGTTCAGTGGAAGGGCAAACCTTATTCAGAAGTCCTACAGGGAGCCAACACATTTCTCCAGG GTGATTTGTCCATGGGGGACCTACAGGATCCTTTCCTAGTGTCTATCCACATCATCACTGACCCTGGTCAGGCCAAAACGCTCCAGAAAGCTGCTGATCAGGTTCTCTCGTGGCTCCACCCTGATCTCACCCTCTTCAGGGTATCAGAACGGGCAGGTGGTCTCTCCCGAAAGCCCAAGGTCCGCCCGCAGCGCATCACCGAACCGCCATCACACCAACCAGCCTTAGCTGTAATCCTGTTTCTACAGGATGAATACGGAGGCGAAGAGAGTTTTGAACGCCTCCACAGTCAGCTTAGATGCCCACCGTGGCGATACCACCACACAGAGCGGGTAAACGGGCGAGGGCTCTTACCATTTTCGCCAGCCAGCCAAGACTTTGTTACACTGGCGCCAGGCACACCTCTATGGGCACTTCGTCAGGTGCACTACGGCAAAGAGATTGTGCGCTTTACAGTCTACTGCTGCTATGAGACCTACACCGAACAGGTGCGTCTGTACAGACTGCTCCTGCGCCGAAGGCTGGCCCAGAAGAAGGAGGATTTCTGCTTCTGTGTGGTCTACTCCAACCCTGAAACAGAAATCCAGCTGTCATTCAAGCGGATGCCCCGTGGCCAGAACCCTGTCCCCACTGAAAACGCTGTGATGGAGATTCGAGTGAGGGATGTCGGTGAACTTGTGCGGCTGCTGCCACAGCCCTGCACTCCCATCAGTGACGTCCGCTGGCAAACCAACGATTATGATGGAAATAAAATATTGCTACAG GTTCAAGGTTCGCGGTATTACCGCAGACACACTATTGCGAAGTTCCATCACCTTCCTCCTGATGACCCCCCGGTCGCCTCCCCTCCTCCACCCGAGCCgccccctccacctcctccaccaTACGGCCGTGGGCCCGCCTCCTATCGAAATCGCCGTTACCACCGGAGCTCATCGCGTTCGCGGACCCAGACCCTTCCGTCTCCAGTCACACACACCACCAGGACGTCTCGGCCTACACCGTGCGATCAGGATGGCCACATGGAGAGGCTCCAGAGGGATGTGGAGCTCTCGCGGGCGGGATGGACAGGCCACCGCACACAGTCCCTCTTTTCTCTGCCTACAGACGAGTCGCGCTCCTCCTGTGCCTCTCCGTCAAGCTTTCGTCCTCGCTGCTTCTCTTCCATGGCTGCTCCAATTTTCCGTGTCAATGTGGATACGCTAGTGGGAGCCGAAGAGACGGATGTGGACACGGGACAAACCATCAGCGGCAGCTCTGTGGACCTGTCGGTGGTCTCAGGTTATTCCCATCCACAGCTGAGGCGCCATTTAAAATCCCCAGCACCACGGCCTAAGTCTGCTCCTCCAACAGATCGAGGTCTTGACTTTGCCGATCTGACCTATAATAATGCCTCCACCATAAGACAGACTCCTGTGCTATCTAGAACACAAAGCATCTTTGCAAAATCCACACCTTGTGTAGTACACAAACCACAGCCAAAGAATGTGAAGGATGTGTTGCAAGACAAAGGACAGCAGAATGGCAATGGCATTTTGACCATAAATGACTGTAGTCAAGAAGGCACTGTGGAGGAAGAGCAAGAATTTTATATCTGA
- the LOC128019788 gene encoding protein FAM124A-like isoform X1, translating to MSALTLERRPEVVNDEKMHPRLFIGLTTVLCHQQAGSVWWSPEWKVQWKGKPYSEVLQGANTFLQGDLSMGDLQDPFLVSIHIITDPGQAKTLQKAADQVLSWLHPDLTLFRVSERAGGLSRKPKVRPQRITEPPSHQPALAVILFLQDEYGGEESFERLHSQLRCPPWRYHHTERVNGRGLLPFSPASQDFVTLAPGTPLWALRQVHYGKEIVRFTVYCCYETYTEQVRLYRLLLRRRLAQKKEDFCFCVVYSNPETEIQLSFKRMPRGQNPVPTENAVMEIRVRDVGELVRLLPQPCTPISDVRWQTNDYDGNKILLQVQGSRYYRRHTIAKFHHLPPDDPPVASPPPPEPPPPPPPPYGRGPASYRNRRYHRSSSRSRTQTLPSPVTHTTRTSRPTPCDQDGHMERLQRDVELSRAGWTGHRTQSLFSLPTDESRSSCASPSSFRPRCFSSMAAPIFRVNVDTLVGAEETDVDTGQTISGSSVDLSVVSGYSHPQLRRHLKSPAPRPKSAPPTDRGLDFADLTYNNASTIRQTPVLSRTQSIFAKSTPCVVHKPQPKNVKDVLQDKGQQNGNGILTINDCSQEGTVEEEQEFYI from the exons ATGAGTGCGCTGACTCTGGAGCGGAGACCGGAGG TTGTGAACGATGAAAAGATGCACCCTCGTTTGTTCATAG GTCTGACTACAGTCTTATGTCATCAGCAAGCA gGCTCGGTCTGGTGGAGTCCTGAGTGGAAGGTTCAGTGGAAGGGCAAACCTTATTCAGAAGTCCTACAGGGAGCCAACACATTTCTCCAGG GTGATTTGTCCATGGGGGACCTACAGGATCCTTTCCTAGTGTCTATCCACATCATCACTGACCCTGGTCAGGCCAAAACGCTCCAGAAAGCTGCTGATCAGGTTCTCTCGTGGCTCCACCCTGATCTCACCCTCTTCAGGGTATCAGAACGGGCAGGTGGTCTCTCCCGAAAGCCCAAGGTCCGCCCGCAGCGCATCACCGAACCGCCATCACACCAACCAGCCTTAGCTGTAATCCTGTTTCTACAGGATGAATACGGAGGCGAAGAGAGTTTTGAACGCCTCCACAGTCAGCTTAGATGCCCACCGTGGCGATACCACCACACAGAGCGGGTAAACGGGCGAGGGCTCTTACCATTTTCGCCAGCCAGCCAAGACTTTGTTACACTGGCGCCAGGCACACCTCTATGGGCACTTCGTCAGGTGCACTACGGCAAAGAGATTGTGCGCTTTACAGTCTACTGCTGCTATGAGACCTACACCGAACAGGTGCGTCTGTACAGACTGCTCCTGCGCCGAAGGCTGGCCCAGAAGAAGGAGGATTTCTGCTTCTGTGTGGTCTACTCCAACCCTGAAACAGAAATCCAGCTGTCATTCAAGCGGATGCCCCGTGGCCAGAACCCTGTCCCCACTGAAAACGCTGTGATGGAGATTCGAGTGAGGGATGTCGGTGAACTTGTGCGGCTGCTGCCACAGCCCTGCACTCCCATCAGTGACGTCCGCTGGCAAACCAACGATTATGATGGAAATAAAATATTGCTACAG GTTCAAGGTTCGCGGTATTACCGCAGACACACTATTGCGAAGTTCCATCACCTTCCTCCTGATGACCCCCCGGTCGCCTCCCCTCCTCCACCCGAGCCgccccctccacctcctccaccaTACGGCCGTGGGCCCGCCTCCTATCGAAATCGCCGTTACCACCGGAGCTCATCGCGTTCGCGGACCCAGACCCTTCCGTCTCCAGTCACACACACCACCAGGACGTCTCGGCCTACACCGTGCGATCAGGATGGCCACATGGAGAGGCTCCAGAGGGATGTGGAGCTCTCGCGGGCGGGATGGACAGGCCACCGCACACAGTCCCTCTTTTCTCTGCCTACAGACGAGTCGCGCTCCTCCTGTGCCTCTCCGTCAAGCTTTCGTCCTCGCTGCTTCTCTTCCATGGCTGCTCCAATTTTCCGTGTCAATGTGGATACGCTAGTGGGAGCCGAAGAGACGGATGTGGACACGGGACAAACCATCAGCGGCAGCTCTGTGGACCTGTCGGTGGTCTCAGGTTATTCCCATCCACAGCTGAGGCGCCATTTAAAATCCCCAGCACCACGGCCTAAGTCTGCTCCTCCAACAGATCGAGGTCTTGACTTTGCCGATCTGACCTATAATAATGCCTCCACCATAAGACAGACTCCTGTGCTATCTAGAACACAAAGCATCTTTGCAAAATCCACACCTTGTGTAGTACACAAACCACAGCCAAAGAATGTGAAGGATGTGTTGCAAGACAAAGGACAGCAGAATGGCAATGGCATTTTGACCATAAATGACTGTAGTCAAGAAGGCACTGTGGAGGAAGAGCAAGAATTTTATATCTGA